A window of the Lentimicrobiaceae bacterium genome harbors these coding sequences:
- the mltG gene encoding endolytic transglycosylase MltG translates to MRGYYHTKYSGKRKSGNKYRRFFLWAVLVIIILMTPVVWLGYKAAFEPNVYTAGAEESYLTIPTGSNFDDVKKELYLHGMIIHRKSFEWIAGLKKYDKMIKPGRYKLTPDMGSLELVNLLRSGKQAPVKVIFNNIRTPDQLAGRISGQIEADSLSIINLLNDSSYLDSLGVTRNSLYTIIIPNTYEFYWNTNARSFINRMKSEADKFWNSDRTKKLAYLHLNKHEVITLASIVEKETNKNDERPRVAGVYLNRLEKGWLLEADPTLVFAHGNFEMRRVLNIHKQIDSPYNTYKYKGLPPGPICLPSVSSIDAVLNREQHNFMFFCAREDFSGYHNFARTLEQHNLNAFKYQQALNRRNIYK, encoded by the coding sequence ATGCGAGGATACTACCATACGAAGTATTCCGGCAAAAGAAAATCCGGAAACAAGTACCGCCGATTTTTTTTATGGGCAGTGCTGGTGATTATTATTCTTATGACACCTGTAGTCTGGCTGGGTTATAAAGCAGCTTTTGAGCCCAATGTATACACTGCCGGCGCCGAAGAAAGCTATCTTACCATTCCTACCGGCAGTAACTTTGATGATGTAAAAAAGGAGCTGTACCTTCATGGGATGATTATCCACCGAAAATCCTTTGAATGGATTGCCGGCCTGAAGAAATATGATAAAATGATAAAGCCGGGCCGTTACAAACTTACACCTGACATGGGTAGCCTCGAGCTGGTGAACCTTCTCCGATCAGGAAAACAAGCGCCTGTGAAAGTAATTTTTAATAATATAAGAACGCCCGATCAACTTGCCGGACGTATTTCAGGACAAATTGAAGCAGATTCGCTTTCCATTATTAACTTACTGAACGACAGTAGTTATCTTGACTCGCTTGGGGTTACGCGCAACAGTCTTTATACTATCATTATCCCCAATACTTATGAATTTTATTGGAACACCAATGCCAGAAGCTTTATCAACCGCATGAAATCTGAGGCAGATAAATTCTGGAACAGTGATCGTACCAAAAAGCTTGCCTACCTTCATTTAAACAAACACGAAGTTATCACCCTGGCTTCGATTGTAGAAAAAGAAACCAATAAAAACGACGAAAGACCCCGGGTGGCTGGTGTGTATTTGAACAGGCTTGAAAAAGGCTGGCTGCTGGAAGCAGACCCTACCTTGGTTTTTGCCCACGGAAACTTTGAAATGCGGCGTGTACTCAACATACACAAGCAGATTGATTCACCTTATAACACTTACAAATACAAAGGTCTTCCTCCAGGCCCCATTTGTTTACCCTCGGTTTCGTCTATTGATGCCGTTCTTAACCGCGAACAGCATAATTTTATGTTTTTCTGTGCCCGCGAAGATTTCTCAGGTTATCATAACTTTGCCCGGACACTTGAGCAGCATAATCTGAATGCATTCAAATATCAACAGGCACTTAACAGAAGAAACATCTATAAATAA
- a CDS encoding GNAT family N-acetyltransferase has protein sequence MTGKLISLRAPEPEDIDALFAWENDMADWRMSHTISPYSRFAIEQYVLNAHHDIFADKQLRLMISPVKTPDKPVGAIDMFDFDPLHRRAAVGIIVQKKDRRKGFAAEALQLLIQYSFNTLNLHQLYCQISTDNPPSIHLFTKAGFKQTAIRKEWTWTRNGWIDEITMQLIKA, from the coding sequence ATGACCGGAAAACTGATTAGCCTGCGAGCACCGGAGCCTGAAGATATAGATGCATTATTTGCATGGGAAAATGACATGGCCGACTGGAGAATGAGCCATACAATTTCGCCTTATTCCAGATTTGCCATTGAACAATATGTACTGAACGCGCATCATGACATTTTTGCTGACAAACAGTTAAGATTGATGATTTCACCTGTAAAAACACCTGACAAACCTGTTGGTGCAATTGACATGTTTGATTTTGATCCGCTTCACAGACGAGCTGCCGTTGGTATCATTGTTCAAAAAAAAGATCGCCGCAAAGGCTTTGCGGCAGAAGCACTGCAATTGCTTATTCAATATAGCTTTAACACACTAAATCTTCATCAGTTGTATTGCCAGATTTCAACAGACAACCCTCCGAGTATTCATCTTTTTACTAAGGCAGGTTTTAAACAAACTGCCATCCGTAAAGAGTGGACATGGACCCGTAACGGGTGGATTGATGAAATTACAATGCAACTCATAAAAGCATAA
- a CDS encoding diaminopimelate epimerase produces the protein MTTFHKFHGTGNDFIMLDGRHLKSSLSPHTIASLCHRRFGIGADGLIIVNTHPETDFEMTYYNADGSLAKMCGNGARCAVAFSYMNGLTGSKVRFLAGDGFHTACVEQVNGESWTVEISMGDTLIPEVSPSGTEINTGTQHLVNIVENIEIIDTVAEGRKIRYSDKYKSEGINVNWMCIENDSIQVRTYERGVEDETLSCGTGVTACALIASLLKGKNEWKIETAGGSLKVTSETNGRYFTNIRLSGPAVMAYRGEVYIAECE, from the coding sequence ATGACAACATTTCACAAGTTTCATGGCACAGGCAATGATTTTATCATGCTGGATGGCAGACACTTAAAATCAAGCTTAAGCCCACACACCATTGCATCACTTTGTCACAGAAGATTTGGAATTGGAGCTGATGGCCTTATCATTGTCAATACACACCCCGAAACTGATTTTGAAATGACTTACTACAATGCTGATGGCAGCCTGGCAAAAATGTGTGGCAACGGCGCCAGATGCGCAGTGGCTTTCAGTTATATGAACGGACTGACAGGCTCTAAAGTCCGGTTTCTGGCTGGCGACGGCTTTCATACAGCCTGTGTGGAGCAGGTAAACGGGGAAAGTTGGACTGTTGAAATAAGCATGGGCGATACACTTATTCCGGAAGTCAGCCCTTCAGGCACAGAAATCAATACAGGAACACAACATTTGGTTAATATTGTTGAAAATATCGAAATAATTGACACAGTAGCCGAAGGACGCAAAATCAGATATTCTGACAAGTATAAGTCAGAAGGCATCAATGTCAACTGGATGTGTATTGAAAACGATTCAATACAAGTGAGAACTTATGAGCGGGGAGTTGAAGATGAAACACTATCATGTGGCACAGGCGTAACAGCCTGCGCTCTGATTGCATCGTTACTGAAGGGTAAAAATGAATGGAAAATTGAAACGGCGGGAGGAAGTTTAAAAGTTACCAGTGAAACAAATGGCCGTTATTTTACCAATATCCGGCTTTCAGGGCCGGCAGTTATGGCGTACCGCGGCGAGGTCTATATTGCTGAATGCGAATAA
- a CDS encoding Do family serine endopeptidase, with translation MKKIAGSLLIAIAGGIIALGAYGLISNKQNRKNSISTTQQTPAYLASMPGAGGPMVLPDFTVAANNTIHAVVHIKTEYQRKSSVYDYFFDFRDFFGDRGQQGGPAPIVATGSGVIISPDGYIVTNNHVVAESDKVEVTLNDKRTYEATIVGTDPSTDLAVVKIDAKDLPYCVYGNSDELQIGEWVLAVGNPFNLTSTVTAGIVSAKARNINILGSPDGSSIESFIQTDAAVNRGNSGGALVNTRGELVGINAAIASGTGYYAGYSFAIPVNIVRKVVGDLVDFGTVQRGFMGVSIRELDSKLASEEGIDDIKGVYIADVTDNGAAKDAGIRAGDIILNVEGVAVNSTSELLELVGQHKPGDKINVAVSRDGKDMDFKVTLKNRDGNLSLVKREDVDVQSLLGANLTPVSDDLKSDLDLDYGVQVNSIREGKLRNAGVRQGFIITQIDGKPVKSVKDLGNAIESKKKGGILIEGIYPNRTRAYYGFGI, from the coding sequence ATGAAAAAGATTGCAGGAAGTTTGTTAATTGCCATTGCAGGTGGAATTATTGCTCTTGGAGCTTATGGCCTTATCAGCAACAAACAGAATCGCAAAAACAGCATTTCAACTACACAACAAACTCCGGCATACCTTGCCAGCATGCCCGGGGCAGGTGGGCCAATGGTGCTGCCCGATTTTACAGTTGCAGCAAATAATACCATTCACGCAGTTGTGCATATCAAGACTGAATATCAGCGCAAAAGCAGTGTTTATGATTATTTCTTTGATTTCAGGGACTTTTTTGGCGACAGGGGGCAGCAGGGAGGTCCTGCTCCAATTGTGGCAACAGGCTCTGGGGTAATTATTAGTCCTGATGGATATATAGTGACCAATAATCATGTAGTTGCTGAATCAGACAAAGTGGAAGTTACCCTGAATGATAAGCGCACTTATGAAGCAACCATTGTAGGAACCGATCCTTCAACAGATTTGGCTGTAGTGAAAATTGATGCCAAAGATTTGCCTTACTGCGTTTACGGCAATTCTGATGAACTGCAGATTGGCGAATGGGTACTGGCTGTAGGTAATCCTTTTAATCTTACCTCAACAGTTACAGCGGGTATTGTGAGTGCCAAGGCAAGGAATATCAATATTTTGGGCTCGCCGGATGGTTCTTCAATTGAGTCGTTTATTCAGACTGATGCAGCCGTAAATCGCGGCAATAGCGGCGGAGCTCTTGTAAATACGAGAGGAGAACTTGTTGGAATAAATGCTGCAATAGCCTCCGGTACTGGTTATTATGCCGGCTACTCTTTTGCTATCCCTGTAAATATTGTGAGGAAGGTAGTGGGCGATTTGGTTGATTTTGGTACGGTGCAGCGTGGTTTTATGGGCGTTAGTATTCGCGAACTGGATAGCAAACTGGCTTCCGAAGAGGGAATAGATGATATTAAAGGTGTTTATATTGCTGATGTTACTGATAATGGAGCAGCCAAAGATGCAGGTATTCGCGCCGGAGATATTATTTTAAACGTTGAAGGTGTGGCCGTTAATTCAACTTCTGAGTTACTTGAATTGGTTGGTCAGCATAAACCCGGCGATAAAATTAATGTAGCTGTTAGCCGGGATGGTAAAGACATGGACTTCAAGGTTACACTCAAAAACCGGGATGGCAATCTTAGTCTTGTAAAACGCGAAGATGTTGATGTGCAATCATTACTGGGTGCGAATCTGACTCCGGTTTCCGATGATTTAAAATCAGATCTGGACCTGGATTATGGAGTACAGGTAAATTCAATCAGAGAAGGTAAACTTCGGAATGCAGGTGTACGTCAGGGATTTATTATCACTCAAATAGATGGCAAACCCGTAAAAAGTGTGAAAGACCTGGGCAATGCCATTGAAAGTAAGAAAAAGGGCGGCATTCTGATAGAGGGAATTTACCCGAACAGAACCCGCGCTTATTATGGGTTTGGAATATAA
- a CDS encoding RNA polymerase sigma factor RpoD/SigA, which yields MRQLKITKSITNRETASLDKYLQDIGKEELISAEEEVLLAQRIRQGDQQALEKLCKANLRFVVSVAKQYQNQGLSLPDLINEGNLGLIKAAQRFDETRGFKFISYAVWWIRQSILQALAEQSRIVRLPLNQVGSLNKIKKESSRLEQKFERPPSPEEIAEALEIPGYKIDAALKISTRYISMDAPLSEDDDMKFIDIFIDEDTPVTDAGLMRESLAREIQRSLATLTEKERDVVNLYYGIGMNHGLTLEEIGAKFDLTRERVRQIKEKAIRRLKHTSRSKLLKSYLGQ from the coding sequence ATGAGACAGTTAAAAATAACAAAATCCATAACCAACCGCGAAACTGCATCGCTTGATAAATACTTGCAGGATATTGGAAAAGAAGAGCTTATCAGTGCCGAAGAAGAGGTGCTGCTGGCTCAACGTATTCGTCAAGGAGATCAACAGGCGCTCGAAAAACTTTGTAAAGCCAACCTCCGTTTTGTGGTTTCTGTGGCAAAACAATATCAAAACCAGGGATTAAGCCTTCCTGATTTAATCAATGAAGGTAATCTTGGTTTAATCAAAGCAGCTCAACGGTTTGATGAAACCCGCGGGTTTAAGTTCATCTCCTACGCTGTTTGGTGGATAAGGCAAAGTATTCTGCAGGCCCTTGCCGAACAGTCGCGTATTGTTCGTTTGCCGTTGAACCAGGTGGGCTCTCTGAACAAAATAAAGAAAGAGTCTTCCAGATTGGAGCAAAAATTTGAGAGACCGCCTTCTCCCGAGGAAATTGCGGAAGCGCTTGAGATTCCCGGGTATAAAATTGATGCTGCATTGAAAATATCAACACGATACATTTCAATGGATGCACCTTTGTCAGAAGACGATGATATGAAATTTATCGATATCTTTATTGATGAAGATACCCCGGTAACTGATGCAGGCCTTATGCGTGAGTCACTCGCCCGTGAAATTCAACGTTCTTTGGCTACTTTAACCGAGAAAGAACGCGATGTCGTTAACCTGTATTATGGTATTGGGATGAATCATGGTTTAACCCTGGAAGAAATTGGCGCAAAATTTGACCTGACGCGCGAAAGAGTTCGTCAAATCAAAGAAAAAGCCATTCGCCGGTTAAAACATACTTCAAGAAGCAAACTGTTAAAGTCATATTTGGGTCAATAA
- a CDS encoding response regulator, whose translation MKPSSENLVTTMGSDEKLIKVLIAEDNVLNQKIIEILIKRMGWDYKLVADGVEAVSECFKDSYDVILMDIDMPQMNGWEATIEIRRKKMNIPIIALTAYSEESFRKKSFEAGMDYFLSKPYNKEEIYETIKKCVKVS comes from the coding sequence ATGAAACCTTCCTCTGAAAACCTTGTAACGACTATGGGCAGCGACGAAAAGCTTATAAAAGTATTAATAGCAGAGGATAATGTTCTGAATCAGAAGATTATCGAGATTTTAATTAAAAGAATGGGATGGGACTATAAACTTGTTGCCGACGGAGTTGAAGCAGTTTCAGAGTGTTTTAAAGATAGTTATGATGTAATTCTGATGGATATTGATATGCCCCAGATGAATGGTTGGGAAGCTACTATTGAAATCAGACGGAAAAAAATGAATATTCCAATTATCGCCCTTACTGCCTATTCAGAAGAGTCGTTCAGAAAGAAAAGTTTCGAAGCTGGCATGGATTATTTTCTTTCCAAGCCTTATAACAAAGAGGAAATTTACGAAACGATTAAGAAATGTGTAAAAGTCAGCTGA